Genomic DNA from Chlorocebus sabaeus isolate Y175 chromosome 6, mChlSab1.0.hap1, whole genome shotgun sequence:
ATCCAAGGGACACCCTTTCCCTCAACTCCTACCTTATCTGGAGAACTCTTACGTTACCTGCAAAACCTAATCCCATTGTACCCTTCCAAGAGTCATAAATTCAGTCCTCAACTCAGGGATACTGGGGACATTTATGACAAGCTGTGTCATAAATTATAACAGCTTCTCTCAGGACGCGTGGCCAGAAGTGGCTGATTGTCCCTAATGACCCtcactcctctcttctctctgcctagCTACTCTGACGCATGGATCCCCTGGGCCCAGCCAAGCCACAATGGCTGTGGCGCCACTGTCTGGCCGGGCTGCTGTTTCAGCTGCTGGTGGCTGTGTGTTTCTTCTCCTACCTGCGTGTGTCCCGAGACGATGCCACTGGGTCCCCTAGGTCAGGGCTCATGGCTGTGGCACCTGTCACTGGAGCTCCCAATGGGTCCCGCTGCCAGGACAGCACGACGACCCCTGCCCGCCCCACCCTCCTGATCCTGCTGTGGACGTGGCCTTTTAACACACCCATGGCTCTACCCCGCTGCTCAGAGATGGTGCCCGGCGCCGCCGACTGCAACATCACTGCCGACTCCGATGTGTACCCACAGGCAGACGCGGTCATCGTGCACCACCGGGATATCATGTACGACCCCAGTGCCAACCTCCCGCCCCCCACCAGGCCGCAGGGGCAGCGCTGGGTCTGGTTAAGCATGGAGTCTCCCAGCAATTGCCAGCACCTGCAGGCCCTGGACGGATACTTCAATCTCACCATGTCCTACCGCAGCGACTCCGACATCTTCACGCCCTACGGCTGGCTGCAGCCGTGGTCCGGCCAGCCTGCCCACCCACCGCTCAACCTCTCGGCCAAGACCGAATTGGTGGCCTGGGCAGTGTCCAACTGGAAGCCGGACTCGGCCAGGGTGCGCTACTACCAGAGCCTGCAGGCCCATCTCAAGGTGGATGTGTACGGGAAATCCCACAAGCCCCTGCCCAGGGGGACCATGATGGAAACACTGTCCCGGTACAAGTTCTACCTGGCCTTCGAGAACTCCTTGCACCCCGACTACATCACCGAGAAGCTGTGGAGGAACGCCCTGGAGGCCTGGGCCGTGCCTGTGGTGCTGGGGCCCAGCAGAAGCAACTATGAGAGGTTCCTGCCGCCCGACGCCTTCATCCACGTGGACGACTTCCAGAGCCCCAAGGACCTGGCCCGATACCTGCAGCAGCTGGACAAGGACCACGCCCGCTACCTGAGCTACTTTCGCTGGCGGGAGACGCTGCGGCCTCGCTTCTTCAGCTGGACACTGGCTTTCTGCAAGGCCTGCTGGAAACTGCAGGAGGAATCCAGGTACCAGACAGTGCGCAGCATAGCAGCTTGGTTCACCTGAGAGGCCGGCGAGGGGCCTGTGCTGCCAGGACCTCACTTTCCCAGGTCCTCACCTACCTAGGGTCTCACTAGTCTGGGGATTTACCTACCTGGGGTCTCACCTGCCTGGGGCCTCGCCTGCTGGAGTCTTTGGTGGCCAGGAATGTGACTTACCTGGGACTTCACATCCCGGGCTTTAACCACTGCCAGGAGCCTCCCCTGCTGGGGACCTTGCCAGCTGGGGACGGTGCCTCCTGGGAACCTTGCTTGCTGGAGGCTGCACCTACTGAGGATCTCGGCTGTTGGGGACTTTACCTGCTAGGACCTGGTCCCAGAGACCTCGCCATACTGAATGTCACCTGTTAGGAGCCTCACCTGCTGGGGACCTCACCCTGGAGGACACCCTGGGAACTGGTACCCTTGAGGCCCTGCCCCTGGGCGATGGTGCAGGCTGGTTAGCTTGTGGTTTTATTACCGTTGTTAACCACCCATGAGGGGTGCAAACAGACAATGCTGTTACCATTTTCACACAAGAATGCTTCAAGGAAAGCTCCTGTGTGCCCCTCActctagaacagtggttctcatgCAGGGCGATTCCATCCCCAAGGACACTTGGCAATGTCCGGAGACATTTTCAGTCATCACAACCCGGGGAGGAGGACGAGGTcacctagtgggtagaggccagggttACTCCACACCACCTACAATGCACAAGTTGGGGCCCCTACAACCAACAATGATGGTTCCAAATGTCCAGGGGCAGAAAACCCTGTTCTAGAACTTTCTATGACCCTGGAGGTCAAGCCCCTTGGGGGGGGGGGAGCATTCAGATTCCTCGGGGGTCCTCTCCTCCAACTGGCTCCCTGGGTGGTGGGCTCTGGCACCCACCCAGAAGTGAAAGTCTTTTTTCTGAAGATCTCAGGTCAAGAACTCCCAAGTCAGGCAAGCCCTGCATAGAGCCCTGCTCCACCACTTAGGGGCTGCAGATGGGTTCTGACTGTAAATGAGGACATCTGGAACATTCCGGAACATTCTGGGCTTGGGGGAAATTGCTGCTCTCTGGAATGCCAAGGGGGACCTGGTGGTGGAAGGTGGTGGTGAATCCCAGGTGCTCTCAATCTCCCTATTTGCACAGTGGACATGCAGGCTCTGAGGGCTGGGGAGTGGGGCCCGTGCTCTCCAGGAGTGAAGATGGGCAGGGCTGGGATAAAGGGACCCTCTCTGCCCAGGGCCCAAGGGAGCTGGATGTGTTGCCCCAGGTGTGTAGGGCAGGTCAGAGAAGGGCAGGATCCCCTGAGGAGGAGGGCAAGGGGAATGTGTGTGACCATCAGCAGTGGTGTGCACATGGCTGAGGGACACTCGGTGTGACTGTCAGCAGGTGGGTGTCACAAACAGATCACTGTGGGTGTGACCTTGGTGTGACTCTGGTAGTGCCTGCGGATGTGTTGCGATGCCTGCCTGTGGCTCTATGTGGGTGTTTGTAGGTGGTGGTGATTGCAAATGTGAGACAGAATGTGTGGCCCTGCGAGGCTTTGAGTGTTGGATGGAGCAGGAGCCCCTCTCTgagtgtgcgtgtctgtgtgtctctctgtgtcaccgCACAAGGCCGTATCTGCATGGACCTGTGTCCTTGGGTGTGGTGAAGTGGGCTGTGTGTGGCCACATATGGGATTCTTAAGCTGTGTCTGCAAGTGGCTGTGACCATGTGTGTGGCCTTGTGGATGAGCAGGGGGAGGTGGGGTTCTTAAAAGTATTacaggaggggaaactgaggcccacagagggccaGGGACCCAGGCCAAACATTCCTCCCTGCAGGGGGGTAGGCAGAGACCCTGCGGGATGGTGGGAGGATCAGcatgacctcagcctcctgaagaagGTGCCGGCAGTGGCTCTGCTCTGCAGAGAAGGTAGGTGGCTGATGCCCAGAGAAGTTGAGGAActcacccaaggccacacagctgccaGAGGTGAAAGTGGGTTTTCTGAAGATCTCAGGTCAAGAACTCCGAAGTCAGGCAAGTCTCCCATAGAGCCCTGCTCTACCACTTACGGTCTGCAAGTGTCTTCTGACTGTAAATGAAGACTTCTGGAACATTCTGGAACATTCCGGAACATTCTGTGCTTAGGGGAAATTGCTGCTCTCTGGAGAATGCCATGGGGGACCTGGTGGTGGAGCGTGGTGGTGACTCCCAGGTGCTCTCAgcccagtttccccatctgcacagTGGACATGCAGAGGTGCTTGTGATGGCTCCcccaggcccaggtgggagggtggaggggcaTAGAGTGGGGAAGGTGTGGGGGGTCTGGAGAGTCTCTGCCAAACCCGCTGGTGACTCCGGGCCTGAGCCAGCCTTGCTGGGCCCATCACTCACCTGCCATCCACACCACACACCTGGGCCTCTCCCCACTGCCTGGCTGCAAGCCAGGGGTCCCAGGAAGGGATGGGGCCCTCAGGAGACCAGGCCAGGGCTTCTTAACAGGATGGTGTGGGACCAGTTCCCCGGGGGTAAGGAGTTGGAGTGGGAGCAGGTTCCTCTGTACCCTGACACCCCTGGAGCCCCCGTGGTCGCTGCCTCTACCTGAGCTGATGTCAGAATCAACATCTCCCTTTCTCAActtgtctttctctccctctggaaTTTCCTGTGAGGCTTAGAGGGACGTGGAAACCCTCCTTGGGTCCCACAAGGACAGAGCCCCACCCACCTGGCCAATGCTAGGGGACCCTGGCCTGCCCTCTCTAGAACCGCAGCACCACCCCAAACCTCCATTGCCTCCCGGTATGCTCACGTGTGGTTCATGGCACACCCAGCCCAGCCCGTGGGGCCTTCTCCCTCCTAAGTGGCAGCTGCCCTTGGCTCCCAGCCGTGGGCCCCAAGGGAAGAGAATTTTCCAGCAAGCTGGCAGCTCTATCACCCACCCAGCCCAGGCTGAGGGAGGAACTGGGGGGTCCAATGAGGGCAAAGACCCCAGTGAGGAAGTCCTCGTGATCCCCCATTTTGGGCTCTGGGCTCAGCTCTTTGGCAGGGAGATCCCACTTGGCACTAGCCTGGTGAGCCCTGCTCTGAGAGGGCC
This window encodes:
- the LOC103233751 gene encoding 4-galactosyl-N-acetylglucosaminide 3-alpha-L-fucosyltransferase FUT5 is translated as MDPLGPAKPQWLWRHCLAGLLFQLLVAVCFFSYLRVSRDDATGSPRSGLMAVAPVTGAPNGSRCQDSTTTPARPTLLILLWTWPFNTPMALPRCSEMVPGAADCNITADSDVYPQADAVIVHHRDIMYDPSANLPPPTRPQGQRWVWLSMESPSNCQHLQALDGYFNLTMSYRSDSDIFTPYGWLQPWSGQPAHPPLNLSAKTELVAWAVSNWKPDSARVRYYQSLQAHLKVDVYGKSHKPLPRGTMMETLSRYKFYLAFENSLHPDYITEKLWRNALEAWAVPVVLGPSRSNYERFLPPDAFIHVDDFQSPKDLARYLQQLDKDHARYLSYFRWRETLRPRFFSWTLAFCKACWKLQEESRYQTVRSIAAWFT